From Montipora foliosa isolate CH-2021 chromosome 6, ASM3666993v2, whole genome shotgun sequence, a single genomic window includes:
- the LOC138006317 gene encoding adenosine receptor A1-like — MAVLLGHMEIWNASLKMMSEQIRSSCEKTSFAEATILSICYISLSITTVLGNTLVIVAVVKDPLKTLKSSPTTYILLEMAIADFCVGLVFAPSFAMLIIFFEQKTVWYTLFLVTIFGHYFVIVSAYHVLLLTIDRYFALAKPLKYRTIITKKRVLLGSSAIWILCCSSAALCLTVGEGSLLIPLLILATSIFLSSEGISLVYAVTLANLVSYYKKRMKDAENSPSNQLILYQREKKVFLVIFSVILAFCICYFPWVVVQLIFLFCLSCHANYRAVMVSRHVAILLLFVNSSLNPLLYSWRFSKFQTTFKYLWRKHCCQKTFQRRKIVDIRKRRQNCNTRL, encoded by the coding sequence ATGGCGGTGTTACTCGGTCACATGGAAATCTGGAATGCTTCTTTAAAGATGATGTCTGAACAGATCAGATCAAGTTGCGAAAAGACATCCTTTGCTGAAGCCACAATTTTAAGTATTTGTTACATATCCTTATCGATAACAACTGTTCTCGGAAATACTCTTGTCATCGTAGCCGTCGTGAAAGATCCACTTAAGACTCTCAAATCTTCTCCAACAACTTATATTTTACTTGAAATGGCGATTGCCGACTTCTGTGTTGGTTTGGTTTTTGCTCCGTCATTCGCAATGTTGATTATTTTCTTTGAACAGAAAACAGTTTGGTATACTCTTTTTCTAGTTACAATTTTTGGCCATTACTTTGTTATTGTGTCGGCTTATCATGTACTTTTGTTGACGATCGATAGGTACTTCGCTCTGGCTAAGCCCTTGAAATACCGGACAATAATTACTAAAAAACGAGTACTTCTCGGCTCTTCGGCAATTTGGATACTTTGCTGTTCTAGTGCAGCCCTGTGTCTCACCGTAGGAGAGGGCTCGCTTCTGATACCGTTGTTAATTTTAGCTACTTCAATCTTTCTTTCCTCGGAGGGAATTTCCTTGGTGTACGCTGTGACGCTTGCAAACCTAGTCAGTTATTATAAGAAAAGAATGAAGGATGCAGAAAACTCTCCATCCAATCAACTAATACTGTATCAAAGAGAGAAGAAAGTGTTTTTGGTTATATTCTCTGTGATTTTGGCATTTTGTATTTGTTATTTTCCCTGGGTAGTTGTACAGTTGATATTCCTTTTCTGCCTGTCTTGTCATGCAAACTACAGGGCGGTGATGGTTTCTCGTCATGTTGCGATCCTTCTTCTTTTCGTGAATTCCTCTTTAAACCCTTTGCTGTATTCCTGGAGGTTTTCGAAATTTCAAACAACGTTTAAGTATCTTTGGAGAAAGCACTGTTGCCAAAAGACATTCCAAAGAAGAAAGATAGTTGACATTAGGAAAAGAAGACAAAACTGCAACACAAGATTATGA
- the LOC138006320 gene encoding beta-4C adrenergic receptor-like, whose amino-acid sequence MAAVVGHFNFWNITSEKVLQEAWLNLENVKPLSITSSILSIVMSPIIVFANILVLLAVWKDPLKKLRSSPSTFLLLSMVLANLLVGVVICPISAYWGWEIFAKGESPLDLSVIFAINVISVNVSFGHMFLLTVARVLSVLRPFQYLWKVTNKRVLVASCLCWVYFLAFGCSFMVLRDYFAIIGVVYNVQLLFILFSMFIMNVVILVRFRRCSKESRVKRHQENSYFIILQREKELLKGIIIIVSAFLLCYMPWFIVQILIYLCKPCHPNLSWLMISFGFSGSLTYANSALNPILCAWRFPNYKKTIRHLWKNRGTRLNGQVKVQVGKL is encoded by the coding sequence ATGGCCGCTGTTGTTGGTCACTTCAACTTTTGGAACATAACTAGCGAGAAAGTCTTACAAGAAGCATGGCTAAACCTGGAAAATGTGAAGCCATTGTCGATTACAAGTTCTATTCTTTCTATTGTTATGTCGCCGATAATCGTCTTTGCAAACATACTGGTCCTGTTAGCAGTTTGGAAAGATCCTTTGAAAAAACTTCGTTCCTCACCGTCCACCTTCCTTCTTCTCTCTATGGTGCTAGCCAATCTCTTAGTTGGTGTGGTAATCTGCCCTATTTCCGCCTACTGGGGCTGGGAAATTTTTGCGAAAGGAGAAAGCCCACTTGATCTTTCCGTAATTTTCGCCATCAACGTCATTTCAGTGAATGTCAGCTTCGGGCACATGTTCTTGTTGACAGTGGCTCGCGTTTTGTCAGTTCTGAGACCATTTCAGTACTTATGGAAAGTAACGAACAAGCGAGTGCTTGTGGCAAGCTGTCTTTGCTGGGTCTATTTTCTGGCATTCGGTTGCTCGTTTATGGTGCTACGCGACTATTTTGCCATAATAGGTGTTGTCTACAATGTGCAACTTCTCTTCATCCTGTTTAGCATGTTTATCATGAACGTTGTAATCTTGGTCCGTTTTCGCAGATGTTCCAAGGAAAGCCGAGTAAAAAGACATCAAGAAaacagctactttattattttgCAAAGAGAAAAGGAACTTTTAAAAGGAATCATTATAATAGTCAGCGCATTTCTTCTCTGTTACATGCCGTGGTTTATAGTTCaaatacttatttatttatgtaaacCATGCCATCCAAATTTGTCTTGGCTGATGATCTCCTTCGGATTTTCAGGCAGTTTAACTTACGCAAACTCGGCTTTGAACCCAATACTGTGCGCGTGGCGATTTCCCAATTATAAAAAGACAATAAGACATTTATGGAAGAACAGAGGAACACGTTTAAATGGTCAAGTTAAAGTTCAAGTGGGAAAACTTTGA